tgtgcgactcttcaacgtatgagtgtgcgtataccacttccacatttctctagcgtcattccgttacGTTTCGCTTAAtgtaaaaaaattatgccacagtcaccatcccgcgcatgcttcgcataacatcgattcccacgatacggggatctgccgaatttttacatACAATAAGTTCTTTCATTTTTATCGAAGACAGACCTGGCGTTGCGTACTGTGTTAAGCCAACGGGATGACCGAGCGTTTACAAAAGATTATGAAACCATGCATAAACTCGACCGCCATCTGCGTTGCAGGCCTTAAGAGTACGGTATTTCCGAAAGCAACCGAATTAAGAATGTTGCCGGAAACAGCCTCCACTTCTCCTTCCCTGAAATTTAACTACTTCAGAAGGTAATTAACGAGAAAAGTGTAGTCCTCCAATCTAAAAATAAGTCCGTCAAATTACTCGTACATTCCTGAAACCGTGCTCTCTTCTTTTCccactaaagtgttttatgccggggtcaaccaagacttcagtgacgtatttccttcacggaaaaCGTCGAAAAAAattggcgtagcttgcactaggccgcgcaaggcttcaaacagcgtagctgggcgattctgaagactactCAGGTGGCTTCTAGGAcatttctaggccttagctaggtgatgcaggttatttcCAGGTTGCTTCAAGGTCGTTGCTTtgctttatctaggtgatgctaggttgtttctacgttgattctcagcgcagagcgGTTCGAGTTAAAACACAGaccgtcacagacacgacatagatctccaaactgcagagacagaacctcgcgctcaAACCATGCGTTCGCACCTCTTATAGATCTGcgggcacgttgtcgttggcgtaagccttccatcgcttcgaggaCTTCTCGCAGCCACTAGGTGAtgtaggttgtttctagattgcttctaggtcgttgttggccttagctaggtgatgctagattgtttctacgttgattctcagcgtagATGTGTtctagttaaaccacagacactcCCAGACACGGcagggatgtccaaactgcacagacagaaactcgcgctgaaaccaagcgttcgtacctctcataggtctacgggcacgtcgtcgtcagCCTTCCATCTCttcgggtcttctcgcagccgccgttgcctttcctgttctcTAGTATTCTATCGTTGTACATACTCGGGCTCTTCGGCTCGTCATCTTCACGTCGCGACCattcgttgggctaactgttgccttcttgatTTTTATTGAACCAGATTTACCAAAtgtctgtgacacatacccgtttattaaagacgatagtctgtcttggggaacttaaacgcagaaattttggtctgtctttctgtctttctgtttgtcggcacgtccctcgattcagccactcggccaaagttgaaccacttggccaagggccagccgtcttgaactggtacggctgttcatacttgtgaacgttgtcgatcaaaaagtaaatatcatgcatatctgaggtgcaacatcactaggtaagtattaggtggcgtgttcctttaatagaaaatgcatacatacgtaattttaaggaccctagtttcttaagctgcgctgaaaatgcataagaatggaagcttgagcgagttggtatgcgttcatctttgttgaaacagcgctcactagacgacgacgaagtaaaagaaggcacaggacaggcgctgcctgtcgtgtgccttcttttacttcgtcgtcgtctagtgagcgctgtttcaacaaagctgaaaatgcgactgcgctgaaatttgccttcctacGTGCCCTTCggacgagctcattgttgtgtttcggtttcggttctgtattgcactgtacgaatgctatgggttggtgttgacaaactttagttttgagaaggccaagcaggtgaaaaaaaaatatttaaaaaatgaaaaagcagcgttgtgggcggccttcaggctgccggttgtgggcgccgctccggcgttcctgttttacccaggcgacgtgtaaatgaaagagtgtgtggagagtactcgttgagtgcgggcgtttctctgcttcagtgcttcgcgccaaaccgcgttttcgggctggctggcgtccccgccggtcgcgttggtcaccgccggtcttcgcctgctgctgcgccgggactaccagcacgcaacacagcactcatgtttcccgacgtattgccagatggcgtccatatctcacacagcgcctcttctatcgtctttacacgacatttgcagcgaagcacgcagatacgcgcccAATTTTtacgatgatagtttttttggttcaccggacaaggaatgatttgctaagcagcttcgcttttaaaaatgcacacgatcagatggcaaagaaaaaagtttcgtctacaggagtcgaacctacgactaTTCGGTCCAACTGATGCCGGatacgctacccactgcgccacggtcacaacacgccttttatatctcacactttcctctcttagcgctcttggtcggcggggtggtgtcgccgtcggGGGGCAGtaaagtgaagtcattcatgatGACAGTCGCCTCCGCGACTGGCtgctgcaacgcgccgttgctacgcgtcagtcccattcggcgcattttcaataggAGAAGCGCAATTTGGTCAacgccttaacataccgcgaggttgCGACCTTAGCACAAGCATCGGCCTCTCTcaaagcatgcatccatactaaAATTACCTCTGCGACGTTCGCCTACTTCGCCTGGCTGGAACACCGCAATCCACGCTTACGCTCGTccccgagagaaatcgcggccgggatAGAGGGAGACACTCCGCACGatgcgtttccctctagcccggccgtggtgtgattCTTTTTTTAAActctataggcaccgtacagtcgagttttccagtgcgactgcagcgccagaacgcacaacctagcggataaaaaaggcagtaatgagacggggtcggtcaaaatggaacgcggtgcgcgcgtctccctccctgcctGAATGGGCGGATAGCGGCCGGGCTAGACggggggacgcgtgcgcgcgtgtttTGTGCGTGCCCCTAACAGcaaatgtcagcgaacttgggatgGATCAGTGCGAGCAAAGGGTGCTCCTTCTGGTCAGTGctcgggatggcgaccttagcccaagttctgcgtcgaatCAGCGACGTTCTTGTggttgtcacaccgctttctctgattatgctCTCACCTTTAACTACTACAGTTACCGCAAATGTTTAATCATTGGTCgtggacgtcagtcgtcgggatggagatgtgccaccaaacgtcaacgtgagtgcattcacgtgaaacggtgctatagctgtcaaacaccaatagacattgtacaagctgtcttGTAAAAATGCACAGTAAACACTcaacttctgtaaggacacgttttactttcgcgttataccgactccgatgacggagggatcaactaaGTTTTTTCAACAATGGGCGGAATTGGGGTTTTTGATCGCGTAAAATCAGGAAGCTTTGGGAGCAAATTCGAAGTATCATACGAGAAACTTCAAAGCGTGAGACAAAAATAAAGGGTTAATTGAACATAATGCGCAGCTGCAGTTCCGCTGCTAGCATACTAGACACGTGAATAACAGCACCCCGTTTCAATCGATAGCTGTAGAAAAAGCCCGTTCAATTAGAGAGCCTAAAAAGCGACGATAGCCACTGATGCCGTCAGTCTCGCTTGAGGGACTCTATTCTTTTCCACCTCCGACCATTGTTTCAGGGAATTATCCTTAACGGCATGAAGTTCAGCTTCctgcataaaaacaaaaaaaaagaaacagcaaactTTATCGCTCCTTGCGATGTCCAGTGGTTTACTCCGACAGCTGTGTTGTGTCACAGTATATATCGCGATCTTAAATGGTGCTCGCATGCGTTCTTTCTAAAATGAATACGTTCAACAACTATGGAGAGCTAGTCAAGAACACTgtagttatgaaaaaaaaaatattgcgaacCATCCGTTTGCAGTAGcgagccacaaggaaatccacacaCAGTTCGTCCTAATATTCGTCCCAGTCCGGGGTTTGAACCAGGAACGAACGCCTTTTCGGGACAGTCATTTTGCCAACTGAGCTAACGAAAAGTCTAACAGTTGGGAGCGCGATGTCGAATCAATCGACTGCTCGAGTTGTCAATTCATTTTTTACATTTCGACAGACACGCCATTGCTCCCATGTGCTGGCTCTAGACGGATGACGGAAAGAAGATTAAAATAGAGCTAAATAAATCTCCATTGTACCAGCTTAGAGGTTCGTCTTTACAAAGCCGAGCACTTGGCGAGTAACGAGCGTATACAGATCGCGACCTTCCATTGGACGATTCTCGTAATATATTTTTGAGAGCTTTCTCAACGGGAAAGCTCAGGTGGCTGTGCCCATGTACAGTCAGGCGGCGGGCGCCTTGCTGGCTGCCATGTTCTTCAGCAGCTGCTTGACCTGCACGATCCTGTTGACGCCGGCCTCGTTTTGGGCCTTCTTCACGCATGCGCTGTTGTGGTCCTCCAGGTCGACGTCGTACATCGCCCAGCCGAATGTGGCGAACCCAGCCGTGCGCATCAGCTGGTAGCACTTTCGCACCTGCGCACGTCAGGTTATAGGTACACGTCAAGTACACGTGCTTACGACGGCTGCGATTTGCCGAAGATATCTGCTAGCGTAGTTTGGTACACTGCACAGAGCATGCGTGTTCTTCCCTCATTAAGTGTACGAACGGGGCTTTGTAACTGAAAACTAGAGTGAGCGCCGAAATCAACTGACGCAGGTGCCTCATGAGCCATAGTTTTGCGAGATAACATATACGTTTCACCACGTTTCTTCAATACTTTTCTAAGGACCCGAGATAATCGAAAAGGTAATCTGCGTTTAATAATATTTGTtcgggtgtaacgtcccaaaaccacgacaggataatgaggaacgccgtagttgagggctcccgaaatttcgaccacccggggttctttattgtgcacctaaatctatgtacacgggcctgaagcatatCCGCgtacatcgaaaatgcggccgccgtggcagggattccatcccgcgaccttcgagtcagcagtcgagcaccataaccactagaccaccgtggtgcgTAATCTGCGTTTAATGTAATCGTAGTTTTTGTCCTCAGAAATTGTTGGAGTTCGAagagacattaaagagaaaagtACTTTCACTTTTAATATTTAGTACCCTGCGCTTCAAAATACTAAGAACACCATTCTTGCCGCGACAAGACGCTTGGCAAGCCAGAAAACACCCAAAACGAAATACACGGGGCGATGCCGCCTTGTAGTTCCCGCTGCCGTTCTCCGTGACGTCACTAATCTTAACGATTTCTGTCAGGAACTATAGCTCCGTGTAAATAAAAATGAATTACGTATTTTCTGTGGCAAGTAATGGAACATTCAATTCAGACAAGGTGGCtggaatgcgaaaaaaaaatcggagcatatccacggagtgaatgatgatgagtgggcgaagctgcggaggttcatcgataaaccgtgaatcttccgtgaattgtgcccagtacatcatcaccgacgtgagatcgggcgcgtttatactaaaggttcgatgagttatgacgacttgcagctcactttaattttacatgtacgctgtgaattttcattgtttagaaaaccattgctttagaaaacatctggcgtctttcgttaagcagctggcgtcttttcgttttgctttagaaacatctggcgttctttcgttttgcttttagaaaacatctggcgtctttcgttggtttatttcatcaatcaacggcgttttgaacaaaatttttattgtttattcacgcacaggagaaatctcaccaggcactacgttggaggtaaacaatggctgctaatgggaatgagagacagaagaagtcggcttttagctaacacttacacttctacttctactaacgtttcctactggaacatgccaatggctgctaatggggaatgagagactgaagaattcggcttttaattaacgcgcacgctgcgaattttttattgttcaacaacgcacaggaaaaatctcccaccggcaccaccttggaggtcaagatctggtactagcgttacgactggttacgcactacgactacgacaactacgagggacgaacgggtgccactttaaggagcttcgcccctaaaacttgctGAGTTCATTGAAGTCCATGTGACATCCATGTGCTCCGGGTTTGTCATTGTAAACTTTCGATATCAAATTATGATCACGATATTCGCGATATAGTTTGTGAATAATTATCTGTCAATTCAAATTAATTTAATATCTCCCTGAAGTGCTATTTAAATTCGCACATAACTTCAAGTTCGGTCATTGAATATAGCAGGTGGGTAGTTTTGAAAGATACGTAGAACCAACTGCTCAACCATGTATTCAAAGAAAGCAGGGTTAGTTTAAAGGTGTGTTTTCTTTTAGCAAGCAGGAATGGCGGGCTGCCGCCGGTGCGTGCATCTTTATTTTGAGAAGAACACTGCAAATCTCTGAGCTCTTTCTGCTTTGGATTCCAAGCCGTCCTCTATCGCTAAGGATGGGCCATTAAACTAGTGGTCGCACGTCGTTTCAATTACAGAAATCACGAGACGCTTTTGCAAACGGACTGGAAAGATTGTCCACAACTTCGTACGACTACGCGTAGCTGCTTTCTTGCCAATTGGACTATGGTGACCATATTCTAATTGAAAAACGTAGAAAATAATAAGAAAATGAGGCGTCATTCCGACTAatactttcttttttgtgtgtgtgtgctaagacaaagaaaaccgtctgctcgtTACAGTTGGATTAGATGAGAAGTGGCCGCAACTAAATTAGAATACAAATATGGCACGCAGCGCCCATGCCATATCAAGAAATTGTATCAAGAAATTGTATTTCGAATTTTTTTACTTCGGAATTAGAAAAACAGCCCCTAAAATTTACCAGTACAGTGCGTAGTGACGAACGACATTTGGACCATTATGTCTCCTCgcataaggaaaaaaaaatcacagcatatccacggagtgaatgatgatgagtgggcgaagctgcggaggtgcatcggtaaaccgtgaatcttccgtgaattctgcccagtacatcatcaccgacgtgagatcgggcgcgtttatactaaaggttcgatgagagttatgacgacttgcacctcactttaattttacatgtacgctgtgaattttcattgtttagaaaactattgctttaaaaaacatttggcgtctttcgttaagcagctggcgtcttttcgttttgcttttagaaaacatctggcgtttttcgttggtttatttcatcaatcaacggcgttttgaacaaaatttttattgtttaatcacgcacaggagaaatctcaccaggcactaccttggaggtaaacaatggctgctaatgggaatgagagacagaagaagtcggcttttagctaacacttacacttctacttctactaacgtttcctactggaacatgccaatggctgctaatggggaatgagagacagaagaattcggcttttagttaacgcgcacgctgcgaattttttattgttcaacaacgcacaggagaaatctcccaccggcaccaccttggaggtcaagatctggtactagcgttacgactggttacgcactacgactacgacaactacgagggacgaacgggtgccgccttaaggagcttcgcccctaaaacattcgCCCGCCATGAAACCTAAATTGCTGCCGTGTCAACAATATTAGGAAAACCTGAACATATATAAGGCAAATACGCGGAGCAAAGATATTTCTCATGTATCCCCTTGTACCTGCTACCACTGGAGGCAAAGTATACACAGAACGCGCATGTCTGGTACAGTTGTGGTGCCCGTGTCACTAATGTGGTCACGGCTTTGGAATTTTGAACGGTATACGTTCATTTTTTAAACTCCCTTTTAAACAACTTAAAAAGAATtaaatactatatatatatatatatatatatatatatatatatatatatatatatatatatatatatatatatatatatataaagatagatagatagatagatagatagatagatagatagatagatagatagagagagagagagagagagggagagagagaggcaaaatAAAATTCAGAGCTCCTATATGGAAGATTTTACGACCGCCTTGCGTTACCCTCCGTCGTTATTGGACGCGGAAATCAATGACGTGTGCTCGATAAGAGGTACGACTTATCTCTAAGGAACCTTAACCTATTCCTCAAACAGATGGGCCGTGCAAAGCGCTGCGGCGAATATAATTTCTTCATGCGctacactaataataataatatctggggttttacgtcccagaaccaaggtatgattatgagagacgccgtagtggagggctccggaaatttcgaccatatggtgttctttaacgtgcacctaaatctaagtactcatGCGCTACACTGCAGACACGATaaatttttacacccttaaggttAAAATATTATTTGTTCTATTAGATGCACCTTTGTAGAAGCCCTTATAACTGCTTCGTTAGTAATTGGTGCTAgcttaaaaaaaacaaagaaagcttGGAGGCCACTCCAATAAACTCCAATGACAACTTCGAGCCTAAACGTCATAGGATGTATATAAAAATctgtgttgtaaaaaaaaaaagaaagacctgtAGAATGCGGCTGGAAGTGGCGTAAAAAGGCATTACCTCTAAAGAATCGTCATGCACATACACATGTACGTACTGTTAGTGACCTTCGACTGACCTTGGCCATGATGCTCTCGGTGGTTTCGAAGGAGCGCCACGTcttgctcttcttgctgaagTCGTAGACGATCAAGTCGTCCGCCCCCACTGTGCCGCGAGTGAGGGGGTTGCGGCACGTCTGCAAATCGTGTGGCATGGTTTAGGCAGAATGAATACGAAGGACGCCCCCATATTTATTTCATGCGTCACACCGCGCTCGCTTTAGTTTATCGCAGTTCTTAGCGTTCGGATAATTTATTGGTGGAAGTACTTGGCACTGCAGATAATGCAAATTAAACATCGAAATGAAGAACTGCAAGACCAAGCATTAGAGCAACAGGGGACGCTTTaaccatagcctccgagattgctcGTCGGCGTGCAATATCGGAGGATatggttaaagcatctcgataccagcgaaaaacactggccgcgctagcatcggggagtcgccctagacgttGCACCGTGCAATACAGACGCAGTtccgttctttgcctttcgcttcgtgtgtgacggctcgttgtcagagtagtgcagcttccacatgcaccaacggtgtttcgccgtCGCCTGcggcttcgagtgcgatagcgccgactaataaaactgctgcggTAAGGGCTGCAGCAAGGCAACAATGTCGAGGCtatgtcgcgccttggtggagcgagacagaggccagcggaacgTTGAACGCCTGCAGGTGTTCGCGGCTGAAGCTACAAACCTACGCCTCCCGTGTCGCTGAAGCGTAGTGCGGTAGTCTATGCAtcagcacaggcgtaggttaccctattaccgGGGAGCGCACACCAtggcgtttctctccttaaatgacgacgctttgaagaagtgcacatcgagtaccagtgtttattatgtgcttgttgatgtcgtATTTGAgagggattcacgatacgctgtttCCAGGTGTATGTtgcatccatgtcaaacggtgctatagctgtcaaacacatagacattgtacaagctcgcatatatcactacacaataatcactacttctgtgaagacacgtttcactttcgtgttataccaattcctatgaccgagggatcagccatgttttttgagggcttggcctttcatctCACGCAAGAAAACAACTGAACATTTTCGTGTGAAAACCCCTTAACAGGGGCTCCcactgactccccccccccctttttgtttctcgcctcgaTGATAGCAACTTTCATTGACCAGCCGAGTGTAACGACCGACGTCGATGTGATGCAAACATCAAAGTTTTGCAAGCctgagaaaagacagaaaaaaaaagacgaaacaaTTCGCGTGCCGGCGACGCCGACAAATTCAAGGCAGGGTATTCCAATATCTTTGAGTGCCCTGTCTTGTTTAGTACACTATTTCCCTTCAACTGGACTGTTCATTAAACCCGTGTTTCACGACGTCTCGAGTATTTCAACCTTAGGTATTCGGTCGCGCTTGTCTTCTTTTGGCTATGCGGAGctcatgagtgaaaaaaaaaatcaaaatattTTTAGGACGTCGATCTGAACGGCAAACGACAGGAAAAAATAAGCAAACATATTTCCATTTGAGTTTATGACATTGCATTTGCCTCGTCAATATTTTCCAACTACTCAGTGGATTGAAAGCAGCATCCTAGTCATTAATCCGCAAATATAATAGCGTGAAAGACATATTGATGTCTATTTTTATGCTACCTAAGGGTTATAATACAGGGTGTATTTTTTTAGACAATGTAGAGTTTGTTATAAATATTTTATGACAGTCAGGATCTaatcgttttcgcacacgaactgtATGTAGAGGCGCAAATACTTTTCGGCAAATACAATGATATTGACGCGAGTAATTAACCAAATATCGTTAATTAACTTTATAAATCttgacttgagggcagtcgtTTACATTGGAATGTTGTAGTGCATGCGAAGTTATGAGACACAGATTTGTTTagaaaccgcgaagtttcacATAAGCCGAGGTATTCATAATCCAGCTTTAAAAGCGATATCAAAACTGACTGCATCCGgtgcgcaggaaacgcggcctctCCGTTACGTCATGCCGGAACTGCACGTGACAACGAAGTGGTGAAATTTGAATTAAGGTCAGGAAAATAGCCAAGCACTCTGAAATACAGAAGCAGATAGCTTATTCTTCAGTTATAATATGTGGTGCTTATGTTTCTTTCTTAATGTATAaacaggcgcgaaaaactatttcgcctgcctgcaagaagaagcgccgcagtgatTACCCCTGATTTTTTATGCTTCAGAGAGAAGGAAAAGGTTGACATTGCGGTTGTCTTGAGCACGGCTCGAAATAAACAGATTGGCACCTAACACCACAGGccaaggtaaggcgatccgcggatgtaagtgagatgacttgccgctatTGACGAACAGGTACAGCCACGAAGCACCtccattcaaatttcgtcacttccttgtcacgggtagttccagtctgacgtaacagagtggcgCATTTCGTGCGCGCCGAGAGCTATCAGTTTCAACATCGTCCCTagaattcgatgatgaatatctcgagtTGCGTGCAGTTTTCGGGATTTCTAAAAAGTTAGTATCCCAAGAAAtggtcatgcactacaactttctgatATGAACCTGCCCTGAAGCCAATATTTCAAAAAAAGCGTTTTGTTGATTAGTCATTTCAGCtccggcaaagtatttccgcctggaGTGAGCCTGACTTTTACAGgattctgtatatatatatatatatatatatatatatatatatatatatatatatatatatataacctgtATTAGGCAGCACGCTTAAGAAGTACCGAGTTAGGACCTCTGCGTGATGTGACTGCACGCGCAATTGTCAAATTTGAGTGAGATCAGCATTTATTTATGACGCGAAACCGACAAAACACGTAACTCGCGCTACTTGTTGCGCGGTGTCATTTTTGAGAATAACTATATTACTTGAGTTGCTCGTTCTTGacctcttgcaaaaaaaaaaaagttttttgtgaGAACCATTTGACGTCGCCGACAATTGAGCAAGCTCTCGCGGATTCTGTGAGGCGTATTCCGGTGCCTCTCGTTGCGCAACCGACAGAGGAGAAGGCGTCAGCGTGTTGAGGGCATTCAACTACACCTCACGCTCGAAAGTTCACTCGAAAGTTATTTGATACGCTTAACTCTGACGATAGGCTTCAGGATGGTGTAATTACGGAGACTCGATCATTTACTTGATCGAAGGGTTCGAGCTCGCTGTTCGAGCAGGCGATGTTCCAGGTACCGTCGATGCCTGCCAGGCCTGCCGCCGACACGCGGTACTCCAAGACGCCCATGGTTAGCGACATGGTGAACGTTGCGCTCACGTTGCGGCCGTCGCGCAGCATTTCCAACGTCCCGCTCTGCGCAGAAATAATATGAAACTTTAGTACCACTTAAAATAGGGACATTTACCAACATGGGAGACGAAGTTAgcagacgctacgcgcgttggtCGAGAGAACAAAATACTCAGAGTCtttaatgcattcgcctaagacgactagaaggcgaaagccatcctctctTTATTCTCAGTTTATGTATTGAGCCTCCCCCGCACCcttccgaaagctctctgcacctagcgtggcttAGCGCGCGTGACGtgtaatgcctccaggatcggaggcattgcaagctttctgcatcttacctggttttgccctgcctccgtgatcggcccacctttgaccgagcgacgatgtcatgtgatgacatcacagtCACGTTATGGTGATTtcgcaaattttggcaatctgtgacgtcagcaggtaatgatgattttttgcatcaatcgtgttgacgccgccgccgacgacggccAGTTTTCGCGCTCGATgccgcatctaaggctttcgcgttaaacactgattacaaaaaaaaagagaaagaaacacctTACGAAGGATTTCGGTATACGACTTACCCATGAGTTTCTGTTATACACTGACAACATATAACTGGAACGATTCATTTCAATGCACACCTACGCAGtcattctagttttttttttgtgcacgcatATCATAATGTCCATCAACTTGAACAAAACGAATTCATCTTGGCTTACTAGTCCTTCGAGTGGAGGAACCAATAaacattaaataaaaaaaaaacgtacagtacgtcttcatgcttgtgatgtgatgcaggtagacacggaccagaaaaaacgaggaatcaacacagggtgatgcgcatcaccctgtgttgtttcgTCGTTTTTTCTGCTCCGTCTCTACCTGCAtcacatcacaagcatgaagacgtaccaactagcccctactgcCGCCTTATTAGCACAGTGTAACGTTTTTTCTTTAGATTACACTCAAAGAAACCGCCAGGAGCGCAACAGAGTTCTGTTTCCCTTCAGCACGGGTAGCCATGCTGTCCAACCATTTTATGGCGCCT
Above is a window of Rhipicephalus sanguineus isolate Rsan-2018 chromosome 3, BIME_Rsan_1.4, whole genome shotgun sequence DNA encoding:
- the LOC125757607 gene encoding uncharacterized protein LOC125757607 isoform X1 — protein: MFIAISHTPVLPPNDCKVEPASSWSHEHINDFSLPSLSGTLEMLRDGRNVSATFTMSLTMGVLEYRVSAAGLAGIDGTWNIACSNSELEPFDQTCRNPLTRGTVGADDLIVYDFSKKSKTWRSFETTESIMAKVRKCYQLMRTAGFATFGWAMYDVDLEDHNSACVKKAQNEAGVNRIVQVKQLLKNMAASKAPAA